A stretch of DNA from Ochotona princeps isolate mOchPri1 chromosome 13, mOchPri1.hap1, whole genome shotgun sequence:
CCTTCAAagcccccacctcccagccctaACCCAGGGCTGTCACCCTGTCCTCATGCCTGGAAGCCCATCCAGCCCAACAGGTCATGGAGGGTAGGTGAGCATTGTCCTGTTCCTAATCCCAACCTCTGGGGAGCCCCTGGGCCAGCCACGGGGTTCCCAGGCTGCTTTTCCACCAGCGCTCCCCCATCTCTGGGCGAGCAGGGGAGGCTccccaggctggccctgccccCGGAGCCCACCTTCTTCTTGGCCCGCAGGTGGCGCAGGTTGGCGCCGTGCGCCTCGTGCCTGGGCACCGCACGCTTCCAGAGCGTGAGGCCAATGATGCTGTAGGCGACAAACATCACCACCAATGGCAGGAAGTAGATGAGGGCAATCACCGTGAGGTGGTACCTGTGGggagaaagccaagggcctgggcAGCGAGCCGCCGACCACGGGGTTCCTACAGCCCCAGGGCCGCAGTTGCCCCTGCCGGTCCGCCCTACGGACAGAAGCTTTCGCCTGATGCAGACAAAGGCTAGGGTTCGTTTCCTCTGTCACAAAAGGGCCCCCAGCGTTAGCCCAGCTTCTGTCCAGGTGACACATTGCTACCAAACAAGGAGATAAACaggaatgagaaaaagtgaattaAGCACTGTGTTGTCTTAGAAGTAAAGACACTATTAAATACCAAAGGGGGAGCCACGTGACTTATCCCACTCGTGTCACAATGTGCCATTTGGGCTGTTCCTTCTGGAGCCCTGTATGTAGGTATGCCATGGATGTGCACGTGTGCATGCACGAAGCTTCTGTGCAGAGTGGCTGGCATCAATAGGACCCCATCTTGTATGTGCGCAGGTCACAAAGAGTAGGACACTGGGCTTTGCCACGTTGCACACACTACCGTACCACCTGCTTCCTGCCCGCATGCACTTGGGGTCACCACAGTGTCAGCAAGGCCCTGGCAAGTGTCCCTCATACCCCTCCTTGGTCCTTGGGTgcacactgggctgggctgagagcatgcccaggggctgtggctgttcctggctctgggctctgagGACTGATCAGTGGAGGCCTGGGGAGCAGCCAGCCAAGGGCCCTGCTTGCTGTCGGCCTCTTCCTGGCTGTTTTGAGCCCTGCTTGCTCACTTTGGCAAGCGTGCCAGTTACACAGGCTCTGGGGGCTCCTGGATGCCCTGGTCTTCATGTGGGATCTGGATGGAGAGTCCTGATGAGGAGCAGGTGAGAGAGAGCAGGGGGAGCCGGCCCAGTGTCTGAGCTAGGGACAGCTAGAGGACCAGGTCACCTGCCCCAGAGTCCAGAGACAGAACTGAGGCCCAAAAAGGTACAGGAACCTGTGTGACAGGCAGAGCTCTGCAGACTCGATGGGAACCTGCACGGCGCCTCATTCAGAAGCATAGGGCTCTGATGCAACATGTGATTTTGGGGCTAGGCAGTGCTCACCCTCAGTCTCAgtcttcccatctgtaaaatgggaaggtCACCtctccatcctggctgctccacccccTCATTCTTGCCAAGTCAGGAATTCTTACAGTGCAGGTTGGAAATTCACCCCAGCAAGGCTGAGTCAAATTGGGGCCGCCTTCGAGACTAGCCCAGTGGGGCATCGCCCCTTATGGCCCAGTTTGAGTTTTGGGGTGCATCAGGATGTAACCTGGGGATCACAGAGCATGAGATCTGTGTCAGACACTCCCCTAACCAAGAATGATAAGATGTCCTCAACCAGGCCAAGCATTCCTCGGCCCTCTCCAAGTCTAAGGAGCACCACTGTGTagctctgcctgcccagccctgccctgctgttcctggcCTACCGCAGGGCCCCGAGGCACCGCCCACAGGGAGCCTGACCTGGTAGTTCAGGTACCTAGTGGTTCCCCTCTCTTAGGGAAGGAATTAAGGCATTAAGGCGGAGGAACACTGCACCCTAGTGGTCAGTCCCAAAATGCCACCCTCCCAGGACCAGCAAGGAAGAGGTGCTGCCATGGGCCCCAGCCTCAGTGAGAAGGCAGTAGATAGGATGGAGGTCAAACACCAGGCTCCTTGGCAGCCTGGGCCTTCCCTGCCAAGTATGGAATGACTTCTCTTGCCTGACATTCAGGGCGGATGGAGGCCAGGAGGGGTCGGCATGGGGAGGGGCGGTGGAGGGAGTGGAGGCTGGGGGTGAGCAAAGGCTGGGTTGTCATGGTTACCTGGAGACCCTGGTGCACATCCCCACACTTGCAAGCAGCTGTGACTCTGTTGCCCCTAAAATCGGCCACCTCCAGGTTTGGTTTTCTTGTCCCTGTTTAAACTACCATACAGCCCCCATGGGTGACTGGGCTTGGAAACACGacagcctgggtttgaatcccccTTTGCTACTTACTCATGGTGCACACTCGGGGCACATGAGTTAGTTTTTCAgtacttctatttatttatttttttaaaagattttatttttattacaaagtcagatatactctcgagaggaggagagatagagaggaagtggagctgccaggattagaaccagcagccatatgggatcaaggcgaggaccttagccactaggccacactgccaagccccagtGCTTCTATTTAATGTGAAGAGAATGGAATGGTTAATATGTTCGGCAACCTGGGAGCAGGGCCAGCACCTAGTGCTACTCTGAGATGGGCTCTGATGGAcacaggttccactcaaaatTTTCTGGCAGGTGGGATGGTGTGACAGCCACGTGCACTTGCTAGAAGCTGCACTTTGCACTGAGGTCTTTTTCTTGGACCAGGGAGATACAGCCCCATCTGTGTCACCTATACTGGCTTCCAGGTATGGTGAGGGAGACCCCAGAGACTCTGCAGATCTGCTATGCCACATGGAGTGGACGGCACACAGGCTGGGAGAAGTGCATGCACGCTCAGCTGAGGATCATTCCCAGTGACGATGCTCACCCACTGACCCAAGTGcatgcctgcacacacactgcacataCATGAATAcgagtacacacacacagcacccccaCGTCAGGCCTTACAGGAGGAGCATCTTGCCTCCGCTGTCTTCGGGCCAGGCTACCACACACTTGGTGGCGCCCTGGTCCATGGTGATGGTGGAGTAGAAGCACTGGGGGAAGGCGAGGGCCAGGGCCACCAGCCAGATGCCAGCGATGACTGCCTTGGTGCCAGGCGCTGAGAGGCGGGGCTGGAAGGGGTGCACGATGGCCATGTACCTGTGAGCAAAGGTCCGTGTGAGTAGTGGGCTGCCTTCCATCAGAGAAGCTGGCATTCCCCATTCTCCCCCAGAGCCCAGACGCACAGAGGAACATTCCTGCAGAAGGCCACTGGAGGGCACTGTGACCACACTGGCTGTCCAGCTTAGCGCAGGCCAGAGTACCCAGCATTGAGTCTGAAACTCAGCCCTCTCTCCGGTGCCCCTGGCCCAGGAACCTCAGCAGAGCTGGAAGCCCGTAGGAAAAAGCCTGGATCACTGGAGCTCACTGATGCAGGAAATGCTGTCCACACATGCATTGTCCCGTTTGGTAGTCACTAACTACACATGGCCATAGGCATGAGAAACGTGGTTATTATGACTAAGGAGCCACGTTGCGTGTTTCAATAAATATGTGAAGGCAGCCCTCTCCGCCCCCGCCAACTTCAGGCTGCCAGGAGCAGCAGCCTCTGGGAGAACTGCTGCCTGGCATTCCGGTGCCCATGGGCTGTCTGTTATTGGGACAAGGCACTCCCCTCTGCCCCCAGGTTTCCCCTAGCCCCACAAAGTCCTGGGCTGGGTAGGACTAAGGAAGATGAGCGGCAGGGTAGCTCCCTTCCGGTGCAAGCTCACACATCCTCTGGCCTCTGCCCAGAGCCCCTGGTCCCTCCTGTCCCTCCCCTCACTGTGGCTGGATCTGGAGTGAACGCCTCGGGGTTCTTGGGTACCAATACAGGTGCCAATACAGATGAAGCAGCTGACCCCAGGTCAGCTGGGGGCGTGGACTCCCTGGCTGGGCCATGGACATGCTGCTAGGCAAGGGGGCAGGTCCTGCACCCTGGGATTCACATCCTGGGCCCCTATGGCCCGGCAAATTACCTGAACCCCTCCAGCATCCCTGTCCGTCCCCAGGGGAACAGGCTGCTCAAGCTAGGAGGGCTGCCTTGAGAAGAAATGGAGCACTTGGGCCGCATTTGGGGGCCCTAGGAGCTTTAGATTGGACAGTGTGGTTGTTTCTAGTTCTTCATTGCCTTTCAATGCAGTGCAGGGAGCTAGTGCCATAGCATAGTAGGGTAAACCTCTGTCTGAAGTGttagaatcccatataggtgccgattcaaatcccagctgttccacttctgatccaactccctgctagtggcctgggaaagcagcagaaatgggcTCAGtttccttgggctcctgaacccatgtagaaaatccaaaagaagcccctggcttcagattggctcaggtctggccattgtagctatttggggagtgagtgacccattggatgaaagatctctctctctctctctttctgcttctctctgtgtaattctgctctgcttttcaaataataaaaataaatgaagttttatttaaaaattcactgcTGATGGCTTTGGTCCTGGGTAATGCCCGGGACAAGGCCAGCGTGGCAGGATGTGGCCTTGAACTCTGTGGACCCCTCCCTGACACTTTCTGGGCTCCGACTGGGTGAGGCTCTGTGGCCAGCGAGCATTCCTGCCCTGCTTCTCCTTGCTGCCATGGCGAATGTTCTCCCTGGAGCTGAACAGgtttctcccacccctgccccctcccaaccAGGCTCGCCTGGACAGCCTGTGCAATATGCAGGCTACCCCTCCCCCTGGCCCATGCCCCCAGCCCATTTGGTGCCCCCCAATCCTCTAGAGTGTCTCTTATTCAGGGACCTTAtgcctgtgctggctgctccaactCACAACAAGGTTTTGCCCCCAGCAGCCAATCAGCACAGAGCTAGCTAGCCTGTGACGTGAGTGAAGGTGTAAAGAAATGAATGTGAGAGTCTCTGGTGTCATCAGCTACCCCACTCTCTTGCCTGGCTGGGTATCCAGCAGTCACCTTCTGCATAGTGGCCTGCGGCCTCGCCTGGGCCCTAGCCCCACACCTCCCACCCACGCCCTGGCAGTGGGAGCCATGGGAGGCCCAGGGACTGGAGCTGATTGCCCTGGGTTGGGTGTGCCCAGTGATGGAGGTGCTTCGAATGTATACCTAGGAGACACCCAAAAACCGGCTGGGGGCCGACCAAGCAAACCACAGTGAGATGTGCAGACATTCAGTGGTGTTAGGATGTGGGCTGTGGTCAGACAGGGAGGGAGCAGGGTTGCTGAATGTCCCTGACTAACTGGGTGGCTTCAAGGCCACCAGCTcacccctgcctcagtttccttggtTGAAAAATTATAAGGGTGTAGGAAACCTCTGTTCTGGGCAGGGTCGTTTGGATCTTTACAACATTATGTGCAGACCACTTCAAGTGGCACACTCAGAAATAAGCCTGCCATGCTTCTATTGAATTTGGAATTCTACCTGCAGTTGCCTGTATCAACAAAACTGGACTCAATGATGTTGTGGACCTTTGATTGGCCAGGATGCCCCCACCCTGGGGAGGAACGAGGCTTCAAGGATTTCTTTTTCAGGTGCCATGAGCAGGAGAAAATGTTTCCTGTGTGCAATCCTTGGGGAAGTTTCAAAGCAATGCACTGAGCAGCTGGGTGGAGGGCTGCTGGAGCCCATGGGGTGGGAACCCCAGAGAGGACCTGACAGGGAGGTGATGCCCAGGGAAGGGGATCTCAGGCTGCTTGCTGCCCACCCTCACTCCCAGTGCCTTTTTCCTGCAGCTCCAGGGGCTGTCTGAATCATACTGCCCCAGACTCAAGGTCTCCTTCTACACCCAAACCAGGCCCTGCAGGTCCCCAGCAGCCCTTGGGGACTCTGGGTGGGCTCCCTGCtgactcctgcacctgctggcccagggctcctggccagGAGGCCACAGGTGGCAGCCACTGATGAAAGCAACAGGTCCTGTTAGAATTCCATGATCAGACAGGCTCAGTGTGGACTCACGCAACCTCACTGAGATGCGGAGATAGGAggacagccccaccagcagtgtccTTCCTGGGTCTAACCTTGACCCAACTTGCTCCCATCCTCTAGATACagtatttgggatcctggctggaTCTGGAAGGCAAATTGTGGGGTTTCCTCCAACCCACTGTGCCCACAGACAAGCTGCTGCCCCACCTTGGTGTGTACCCCAGCAGAATGGGgtgtctccccccacccctgctgccctgcccagctGCACCGGCCGCATTCTTGCCTGTCAGCTGCGATGGCCGTCATGGAGTAGATGCTGACAAACATGGCTGTGATGGGGAAGAGGTTCTGGAAGTAGCAGAAGGCACGGCCAAAGTACCAGATGTTGTGGCTGGCGTAGACAAAGTTGAAGGCAGCGTTAAAGGTGGCCATACAGAGGTCAGCCAATGCCAAATTCACGATGAAGTAGTTGGTAACTGTGCGCATCCTCCGGTGGGCCAAGATGATCCAGATAACCGTGGCGttgcccaccacagccaccagCACCAGGGCTAGGTAGGCTGTGGCCCACAGGCCCAGCTGCCAGCCGGGCATGGAGAAGGCCGTGATGCCCGTGGCATTGCCATCAACATCAGATGAGACGTTGGCTTCAGTCACAATGTCACAAGCACCCATGGCAGCTCCTCAGTGGGGGACGAGGGGCCGCAGCTCCTGGATTGGAGGTCCTCCTTGGTGTGTGGGTACACAGGATGGGAGTGAGGACAGGAGGAGATGAAAAGCAGCAAGGTGCAGCCAGGGGATCTGAGGGCCCCTTGTCCTCCGGCCCAGACACAGATGCTTTAGGCAGAGAAGAGCACCTGGCACGCAGCCTTGGTCGgctcctgctccctcctcccgGCAAGGCTTCTGGCGTGCCCCATGCAAAAACGGGACTCAGACCACGCACTGAGAGCAGGGCGCATCCCCCAAAGTCATCGGCTCACTCCCTTTGCTGAAGAGACAAGGTTGGTGCTCACAGAGGGCTGGGTGGAGCGCAGCCAGCCTGGAACCCTGGAGCGTTCCCTAATGCTGTTTAGGAGACACCACGGCAGGTCAGGGGGGCAGATGGTGAGAGGCAAGATCCCACAGCCCACCCGCATAGGATTCAGGGTGCAGGCTGGGTTGGGAGGCTCAGGCATGCCCACGACTCTGCCAACTGCTAACCCTGGCTGCCGTTCTCCACCCCCTGGTAGGGGTGCTGCCTGCTGCTGAGGTGGGGCCTTAGCGCCCGCCCCTCGACCCACCCCCTGCTTGCACGGCTGGGCCTTGTCTGTTGGAAGATTTAGTACCAGCCGCGAGGCGGGGAGAGGCCCTGGGTAGATTAGATCGGCTGCAGCCCAGAgcggagtgggggtggggggctggcacggagggcacagccctggctgcatgTTTACattcagcctggcacaggagCTGCAGCTAGCGGGTGACTGTGAGTGAGCACTCAACGCTGGGTTGAGTCTGAGCTGGGCTTGGTGACTCCTGGAATTTCTGAAAAGCAAATCTTAGTGAGAGATTCAGAACTCGCCAGGGGTGTCAGGGTGTTTGCGAGGTGGTGGGGTGGTCAACTTGCCACTGGGAGAGCCCCTGCGTGCTGAGAGCCTGCCGGTCAGGGGTGCTGGGCGCCTgctcctctgccacctgctgcgGGCTGACCTCCGGGGTCCCACCCATCTCTACCCTTTGGTTCCCTGACCTACATGCACAGAgcattccagctttttgtttcaatTAGTGAAGTTTCAGGGCAATTCCATAGTCCTAAAGcctaaggcagagagaaagctggcTGTCCTGGGTGAGGCCACTGGGACTGATAGCTAGCATGGGGATGGTGAGGGGACCAACTGCCCCATTCGCACATCAGAGAACTTGCTGTCTGTGTGTGAAGTTTAGATGAGATCACACTGCTCCACACAGGAGCTGTGCACAGAAGGCATGACCTGGACTTGTGACCCCAAGGGAGCCCCCCTCTCCTGCAAGATGCTCAGGGCTCCgtgggagggagaagaggggacCCGCTGTGTTTCTAACCAGCTCCCCTGTGGTACTGCTACCCTCACAGGTGATTCAAGGGTCTCCCTTTGACAGCCACTGTGAACCCCAGGAGGTGGAGTTTTAAGTCCAGAGGGGGCTCCTCTGGGGTTACCCTGAGCTGTCTGCTGGGGCCGCTGACCATGTATGCTGGACTCCAAGTGGCACTCAGGATACTCTGTGTGACACTCACCTGCCTGTGTGGCATGGCCAATGATGGTGGGGTCAGCCCCAGGTGCAGAGTGCACCTTGCTAGGTGCAGGGGGCTGGCCTGTGCCACATACCCCAGCACGGTGGCCTTGGGGCTCCCACGGCTCTGCCGGGCACAGGCTGGGTGTCTCTTGCCCAGCCTcctccttcctgcttccccaCGGTGGGTCACTTCCCTCCCACAGGGCCTGCTGGCTGAGCTGGGAAAAACATTCTAGGTGTGGAGTAGAACAAAGATTGTGCTTCCCAGGGAACTGAAAAATATCGAAAAATAATCCAGAGATATTTGTTtgcatgccaaaaaaaaaaaaaaaaccttacaccTGTGCACAACATTTCCTAAATGCAGTTTCTACCAGTTTTGGAGACCCCCTCATACAACCACAAAATAATTTTGTGttcaaataaacttatttttttaatcccatttttcataaactttttaaagtccttTCACAAAACTAACCTGAAAAGTCACGAAGCTAAAATATTTGCCAAAAGCGAGCGCGTGTGCCAAAAGCGAGCGTGTGTCCTACATTTTTCTGAGAGTGAATTTCTGGATAAGATCACCAACGGCCATCATGGAAACTGTGTCTGTTCTGTGGTGTCCTGCTGTGCGGCTCTGTTGGGCCAGTGACTCTGTGGTGGGAGGTGTTTCCTGGGATGCTATGCCACAGGTATAGGGACTATGACGACCTAAGGCTAGCCGGCTCTGCACAGAACCAGTTGGAGACCTGGCTAGGCAGCACGGCACAAGTCTGCTTGCTCCCTGCAGTGGGCCATGGTGCCCAGTGTGGCGTCTAGCCCTGGCTGAAGGGCCTCTGCCCGTGGTCCGTCTGCATGGTGGCAGCATGTTCCACATTGGGGCGCCTTCCTGGCTCATTCTCATGCAGCCGAGTGTGCCTGGAGGACAAAGTGTGGAGAAATGAGACcgacagctcagctcagccccctGCATGCTGCTGTCCTCGCCTCCCACGGTCCGGTCCGGCAGCCAGAATCTGCGGGGCTCTGGGCCCAGACACAGTGCAGGGCTGGGATGCCTGAGTGTCACCAGTCACAGGAGCCCAGAATAGTACCATGTCCCAACTCCCCCTCGGTCCCACCACCTCCACTGTGTATGTAAGGGGGATTACATGGGGCAGCTATTAAATCTGAGCTTTTATTTCACCCTTAAATCATATGCCTGTGGCTTTCCAAGTATGTGCTCTGTACTTCGCAGCTTCCCAGGAAGCAGGGGccacccaggacacagcagtgacGCTGGGTGGTGCCGCCCGCCTGGAGCCGCTCTGGAGTCAGCAGCTGGATGGTGGTCTTGGAGGAGGCCAGTCTTGGTTCCAGGACAACAAATAACCTGCCTTCTTTTGAGCTCTTGCTGACACATGGTTAAGTGTCAGACTGGCAGGAAACAGGGATAAGGGCTGCTATGTTCCAACCTTGGGCCCCCTGGAAAGTATATACTGCTGCTGAGACCATTGTGCAGGCTGATGGCAGGGGGGCCACTGGGAATGACGCTGGAAGCAGGAGTTCGGGGAGGAAGGAGCTGAGATCAGAACAAGCTCCACAGCAGCCTAGGACAGCGCTTCTGAGGAAGAGAGTGGGCAGAAGTGACCAGATCTTTCCACGGCCACAGCCATCGCTAGATGCCAGATATTCCAAGGAGGGCTGTGGCtgttggcaaggcagatttttgtagccaggcatctggggagtggcaGCTGAGGGCTCTCCAGGGACAGCACGGAGGACAGTGCGTGCAAGTACCTGCTTCAAGGACCTCCTACTAACTTGGGTGACTGACCTCTAGGCTAGAGGcctgatggccagggctgagtcagcgGATAGCACTAGGGGCAATTTGGTCACCTTGAGTAGTGTCAAGTGTTGACTGAACTCACCTGGGTTGGGTCAAATGAAGACAGCAGTGACAATGGGGTGAGCTTTTCACACAGTTCAGCAAGTCCAGTTCCAAAGGCCACAAATCGTCCGGAGATTGTAGCGTTCCTGCACATGATAGATGccactggcaggtggcagctgcctGCTTCTTTTTTGGCTTTTCCTCTAAACTTTCTTGATGAAGAGCAGGTCTGTGACTTTTGCGGTTTTCCCAGTTAGATTTTTAGATATTTTGTTGAGCCACGAACATCTAAGACTGAGAGCCCTGATCAGGTGTCTGGTTTAGAAAACTATGGGACAGGAGCTTCCTACAGGGGCTGGCTCAGGTCCACCACTAGCAGTGGAGGTGCCAAGCCTGGAGGTCTTGTTTTGTTGTGGTGGCCTCCCATCTCTGGACAAGCATTAAAATCATTCCCTGGCCACTTCTCTGTCTCACCAGAGGCTCCTCCGAGCCCACACATTGTCTTCTTGTCTCTGGTGTCTAGGAGAGTGGCCAGCTGGTTGGTGATGCTCTGTGGAGTACACGGTAAGTACACTGTGAAGGGATCTCTCAGGAGCTCAGgttggttcctggctcagcccaatGCTGCCATCTTTGGCTTGCAGGTGGCCAGAGCGCcaactggcaccaggctctgcctgctggccacctggcagtgAGTTCTGGGATCTTGGGGATGTAGAATTACTGCCTAAGAACATCCATTGAtaaggccactgtgtgtgtgtaggtgaggaTGAATCTTGAGCAACTCCCAACTACAGGGCCATTGTACTTGCAGATaaacaaggggactgagacctggtggtttggaggggaaagaTCTGAATGAAGATctatatgggtcagactgatacaccagcccacactggagtcctgagtagggtttgttagcatggaacattgctgaccatcactttccagtccatgcaaaagctagggctggggacctgtctagcagggctagatcccattacctgactgaatgttggaacagggaatgggtcacattaggcaggtccatgacactaaccaggtttgggggtagattctgtgggggatatgtaggCCCAATCCTGTGGAAAGGCAAGTCCTGCTGgctagctcaagagttggggtcaggatgggctgagctaggtttgaccatggaactcagtgagtacAGGGACCGAGAATAGTCtaggcagatccaggctgcaacactcacatgtgcatcctaaaacagggtgtgaggtGGCCCGGGCCATAATACTCATCATCtgatacaaggccaagatggaggggcaagcTATGCTGGACAAGGCCCTAACACTAACTGGCATGCATGAGACCCCCCAAGTGGAGGAACATGGGAAAATCCCCTATTGTGTCatggctcctgctggtgagcacatggttcaGGCATGTTGGGTAAtctgggcaaggtagccccaaCTGTTGGccaatgtgtgggttggttttggaaaggggtggaccgggcagggccgagcaaaacTTAGCTCATGGCAGTGCAGAAACCAgactggaacacaggtcatgccaggctaggctgtcacatctactggtttgcatgggaccagggatggaagcagactgaACCAGGCCAGATTCCAGCACcagccagtgagagttgggactaggggcaggccaggtcaggccaggctacagcatacAAAGGCAAAGACCAACACAGGTGAGGAGCtataccaagctgggtcagaCTAAGATCTGGCTGGGAatcagcctggttggggagctaaggggatgccctggctaggTTGTAGTTCCTACTGGTGACTGCAGGGGCCGGAGTaggggctgctgtctggtctggatatggctaaAGTGTCCCCTGGCATAAGCATGTGCTGGGGTGtgctagactgggctagactctagcacccactgatactcttgagaaccaggataggtatAGGACAAGCTAGGCTAGGTCTttgctcctgctgaaccatgcgtgatctgtgtctgggtgtggaccaggcttggctgggctgtaacacataacaataaaaatcagaatgggttgaaggccagtcaggaaaggccactgctcctgctaggacaggaggtggactaagtagtgctggcccatggacccactgatggcactagatctggcattgagagaggttgtgatggaggagcttggggaactcctctgtagcaacacagtctctgcaggtgagcacaagaaccacgacagggagcagcccagaacaggccaggaacaatacccactggcacacatttggtgTGGGttaggggtgaaccaggctgggccagttcacatcacctgctggtgaatccaagcagcagaacagagtgtgggtcgggccaggttcaggCACAACAAGGCCAGTTCACTTGAGGACCAGGAGTGggggcctgctgggctgggctaggttacaGCCCtcagcagcatgagctggaattgggggtgggccagtgtCACCGCGGCAGCAACACTAAAACGACGAGGCATGCTCttgagggtccgggaaaagctggAACCACACCcggaggacccctcactgccaaaagcagctgcgtttaaatccttatctctgTTGCCCCTGTCTTTCCTCccagcttctccagccctctttctgccacccttcttcccatatttcttcccgtactttctgctgcatttctccattcttgtccccgtctctccgtactgcttttactgcttctgtctgtgtccctcttttccagctctctctctgccacccttaTT
This window harbors:
- the TACR2 gene encoding substance-K receptor; this translates as MGACDIVTEANVSSDVDGNATGITAFSMPGWQLGLWATAYLALVLVAVVGNATVIWIILAHRRMRTVTNYFIVNLALADLCMATFNAAFNFVYASHNIWYFGRAFCYFQNLFPITAMFVSIYSMTAIAADRYMAIVHPFQPRLSAPGTKAVIAGIWLVALALAFPQCFYSTITMDQGATKCVVAWPEDSGGKMLLLYHLTVIALIYFLPLVVMFVAYSIIGLTLWKRAVPRHEAHGANLRHLRAKKKFVKTMVLVVVTFAVCWLPYHLYFLLGHFQEDIYCHKFIQQVYLALFWLAMSSTMYNPIIYCCLNHRFRSGFRLAFRCCPWVTPAEEDRLELTHTPSLSMRVNRCHTKETLFLAGEVVPSEVANGQAGGAQDGAACEF